From a region of the Impatiens glandulifera chromosome 4, dImpGla2.1, whole genome shotgun sequence genome:
- the LOC124933491 gene encoding taxadiene 5-alpha hydroxylase-like — translation MSIILIIIFTLFIALLFSKLIRTRRENCPKNLPKGSLGWPILGEMLSFLQAQRKDQGPEWIKERVDKYGKVFKTSIMGSKTVVFVGLAGNKFVLGSDESILVGNPPKTVVTMIGKFNLFGLSGSRYRLVKSAMLSFLKLENVQNYVGRMDDRVTSLLLNETKDTNTFKIVHFMKKLTFDLSCTILFDLHDEPTKKAFLDDLKVIFEAVWSIPVNFPGTLYRRGLQARSRVLKRLLPIITKRKEDIAKGARCPSSDLLSSFLALRDEDAKPLSDEVIMDNFITMTIASHDTSAILLSLLVLKMSRDKDIYQKILQEQMEVKKGKEVKGEDKLTWADTQKMKYTWRVAQELMRIIPPVFGNFRTASKDICFDGFDIPKGWQVMWLSCATHMDENIFHNPKEFDPSRFDNPSRVIPPYAYIPFGGGMHTCIGNEFAKVETLITIHKLVTMFEWSTIHPNEGLTRRPMPYPSMGLPVKIRSRTPQ, via the exons ATGTCAATAATTCTCATAATAATCTTCACTCTTTTCATAGCTCTCCTCTTCTCGAAACTCATTAGAACAAGAAGAGAAAACTGTCCAAAAAATCTACCCAAAGGGTCTCTTGGATGGCCTATCCTAGGAGAAATGTTGAGTTTTCTTCAAGCTCAAAGGAAAGACCAAGGGCCCGAGTGGATCAAAGAAAGAGTAGATAAGTATGGGAAAGTATTCAAGACATCGATAATGGGAAGCAAGACAGTGGTCTTTGTTGGCCTCGCCGGTAATAAATTTGTACTCGGCTCAGATGAAAGTATCCTCGTCGGTAATCCACCAAAGACAGTGGTTACCATGATCGGCAAATTCAACCTTTTTGGTCTCTCGGGGTCAAG GTATAGGTTAGTAAAAAGTGCAATGTTGAGCTTCTTGAAGCTAGAGAACGTTCAAAACTATGTCGGACGCATGGATGATCGAGTCACTTCATTGTTACTCAACGAAACAAAAGACACCAACACCTTTAAAATCGTGCATTTCATGAAAAAACTCACGTTTGATCTTTCATGCACCATTCTCTTCGATCTCCACGACGAGCCCACGAAGAAGGCATTCCTCGATGACCTCAAAGTCATATTCGAGGCTGTTTGGTCTATTCCAGTGAACTTTCCTGGAACGCTTTATAGGAGAGGCTTGCAAGCGAGATCAAGGGTCCTTAAACGACTTCTTCCCATCATTACAAAGCGTAAGGAGGATATTGCCAAGGGAGCTCGTTGCCCTTCGAGTGACTTGTTATCGTCATTTTTAGCTTTGAGAGATGAGGACGCAAAGCCACTTAGTGATGAGGTGATTATGGACAACTTTATTACAATGACAATAGCTAGCCATGACACCAGTGCAATTCTTTTGAGCCTCTTGGTCTTGAAGATGTCAAGAGACAAGGATATCTACCAAAAAATACTACAAG AGCAAATGGAAGTTAAGAAAGGTAAAGAAGTTAAAGGCGAGGATAAACTAACATGGGCAGATACACAAAAGATGAAGTATACTTGGAGAGTTGCTCAAGAGTTGATGAGAATAATCCCTCCCGTGTTTGGTAACTTTAGAACTGCTAGTAAAGACATATGTTTCGATGGTTTCGACATCCCAAAAGGGTGGCAG GTTATGTGGCTTTCATGTGCCACACATATGGACGAGAATATCTTCCATAATCCTAAGGAGTTCGACCCTAGTCGTTTTGACAATCCATCAAGAGTAATCCCACCTTATGCATACATTCCATTTGGAGGAGGAATGCACACTTGTATAGGAAACGAGTTTGCGAAAGTTGAGACACTTATAACAATCCACAAGTTGGTGACAATGTTTGAGTGGTCCACGATTCACCCAAATGAAGGACTCACTCGTCGACCCATGCCATACCCCTCGATGGGCCTTCCGGTCAAGATTAGATCAAGAACTCCTCAATAA